A DNA window from Gillisia sp. Hel1_33_143 contains the following coding sequences:
- a CDS encoding FAD/NAD(P)-binding protein, translated as MNSGYIDRKEEIYKVAIIGFGPKGLYGLERLLAEINDKIPEQRIEIHIYNRTKFFGSGDVYRNDQPQFLLMNYEDKNIDINIEEAPKMIANIASFSSWKASANSFQLASNSIPYYSPRALVGSYLEHSYLELTKACSKNITIIPHIDTIVDLKVVGTNYAIKTENEDWGMDRFSKILLTTGHFWFRPAVSKASNRNQIEFIYPVTKNLKIINADTAVCIKGFGLTFIDTVLELSEGRGGIFKTKQNGDLEYIPSGQEPSKIAVITRTGLPMIPRKGNKENTTQLRYFTQSFINELLSKHNINFEKEVLPVVLKDMYYSYYEQLFARYNNELRFNDDFKLVEKQVLDFHVNNDVLAFDWKKIENCFYDKSMLTSGDIIEKIRQDIFDVEKNTPICAVYNCWSKISPMFNELYVAGVLASDSKHKFDSYYFGLFNRLSYGPPLYNMKKVLALAEAGIINFDHIKNSKYHFDENLSKHILKTGSISSEFDMLINATIPRGDSKKNRSQLFTNLITRGIITECIENENDEKSSKIKMNTFGNPINIDGITLKDITFYGTPTEGNTFDNDTLSRTRNNYASSWSRSVVLDILKMKKIETI; from the coding sequence ATGAATAGTGGTTATATAGATAGAAAAGAAGAAATTTATAAAGTTGCTATCATTGGATTTGGACCTAAAGGGCTTTATGGCTTGGAAAGATTGCTCGCAGAAATCAATGATAAGATACCTGAGCAGCGTATTGAAATTCACATCTATAATAGAACTAAGTTTTTTGGATCTGGTGATGTTTATAGGAATGATCAGCCTCAGTTTCTTTTGATGAATTATGAAGATAAGAATATTGATATCAATATCGAGGAAGCTCCAAAAATGATTGCTAATATTGCAAGTTTTAGCAGCTGGAAGGCTTCTGCAAACAGTTTTCAATTAGCTTCCAATTCCATTCCCTATTATTCCCCACGCGCTCTGGTTGGTTCTTACCTAGAGCATAGTTATCTTGAATTAACCAAAGCTTGTTCTAAAAATATCACTATCATACCACACATAGATACAATTGTAGATCTTAAAGTTGTAGGTACTAATTATGCTATTAAAACTGAAAATGAAGATTGGGGAATGGATAGATTTTCCAAAATTTTACTTACTACAGGGCATTTTTGGTTTAGACCTGCTGTTTCTAAAGCTAGTAACAGAAATCAAATAGAATTTATTTATCCGGTTACTAAGAATCTAAAAATTATAAATGCAGATACTGCTGTTTGTATAAAAGGATTTGGTTTAACTTTTATAGATACAGTACTAGAACTTTCTGAGGGGAGAGGGGGTATTTTTAAAACTAAACAAAATGGAGATCTAGAATATATTCCTTCTGGGCAAGAACCATCTAAAATTGCTGTTATTACCAGAACCGGCTTGCCTATGATACCCAGAAAAGGGAATAAAGAAAATACTACCCAGCTTCGATATTTCACGCAATCTTTTATAAATGAACTTTTATCTAAGCATAATATAAACTTTGAAAAAGAAGTTCTGCCGGTTGTACTAAAGGATATGTATTATTCATATTACGAGCAATTGTTTGCTAGATATAATAATGAGCTGAGGTTTAATGATGATTTTAAATTAGTTGAAAAACAAGTTTTAGATTTTCATGTAAATAATGATGTACTTGCTTTTGATTGGAAAAAGATCGAGAATTGCTTTTATGATAAATCAATGCTTACTTCAGGAGATATCATAGAAAAAATTAGGCAGGATATTTTTGATGTAGAAAAGAATACGCCTATTTGTGCAGTTTATAATTGCTGGTCTAAGATCAGCCCGATGTTCAATGAGCTATATGTAGCCGGGGTATTAGCGTCAGACTCAAAACATAAGTTCGATTCTTATTATTTTGGACTATTTAACAGGCTTTCTTATGGTCCTCCATTATATAATATGAAAAAGGTTTTAGCACTGGCAGAAGCTGGTATTATAAATTTTGATCATATTAAAAATTCAAAATATCATTTTGATGAGAATTTAAGCAAGCATATTTTAAAGACAGGTTCAATTTCTTCAGAATTTGATATGCTTATAAATGCCACCATCCCTAGAGGTGATTCTAAAAAAAATAGATCTCAACTTTTCACAAATTTAATTACAAGAGGGATTATAACAGAATGCATAGAAAATGAAAATGATGAAAAGTCTTCAAAGATAAAAATGAACACCTTCGGAAATCCTATAAATATCGATGGGATTACTCTTAAGGATATTACATTTTATGGAACCCCCACAGAAGGCAACACCTTTGATAATGATACATTGTCTAGAACACGAAATAATTATGCCTCCTCATGGTCGCGATCTGTAGTTCTGGATATTTTAAAAATGAAAAAAATTGAAACAATATAA
- the sbnA gene encoding 2,3-diaminopropionate biosynthesis protein SbnA produces the protein MQHSEVIHNSTLKNVIDSIGNTPLIELNRVFTASNFKVYGKMEAANPSGSLKDRTSVNILKEALLLGYIKSGDTIIESSSGNMALGLAQACLYFKLKLIVVVDPKINSHTKKLLNAYGAKIEYVTKPDPEKGFLGARLQRVHELLENIPNSFWTNQYGNKKNPEAHLVTMKEMFGALEDPLDYLFVTVSTCGTLMGCADYISQNGLKTKLIAVDALGSILFGDEKSNRLIPGHGSSVKSNFLDKNFVHDAVKVSDLECVKGCWSLLKNEGILAGGSTGGAISAINKYADSIPKGSSCGMIICDRGERYLDTIYSSDWILDNFNSKDNNLSFLNNE, from the coding sequence AGTTGAACAGGGTTTTTACAGCTTCTAACTTTAAGGTGTATGGAAAGATGGAAGCGGCAAATCCAAGCGGAAGTTTAAAAGATAGAACTTCTGTTAATATTTTAAAAGAGGCATTACTTTTAGGTTATATAAAGTCTGGAGATACCATAATCGAGTCTAGTTCAGGAAATATGGCTCTTGGTTTGGCGCAGGCTTGCTTATATTTTAAATTGAAATTGATCGTGGTAGTAGATCCTAAAATCAATTCTCATACAAAGAAGTTACTTAATGCTTACGGAGCAAAAATAGAATATGTTACCAAACCCGATCCGGAAAAGGGATTTCTGGGAGCAAGACTACAAAGAGTTCATGAGCTTTTAGAAAATATCCCTAATAGTTTTTGGACCAATCAATATGGGAATAAGAAAAATCCAGAGGCCCATTTGGTTACTATGAAAGAGATGTTTGGAGCACTGGAAGATCCTTTAGATTATCTATTTGTAACGGTTAGTACTTGTGGAACATTAATGGGGTGTGCAGATTATATCTCACAGAACGGCCTTAAGACAAAACTTATTGCAGTAGATGCTTTAGGAAGTATTTTATTTGGTGATGAAAAATCCAACAGGCTAATTCCTGGTCATGGTTCTAGTGTAAAGTCTAATTTCTTAGATAAGAATTTTGTTCATGATGCTGTAAAAGTAAGTGATCTAGAATGTGTAAAAGGGTGTTGGTCTTTACTAAAGAATGAAGGTATTCTTGCCGGTGGTTCTACAGGTGGAGCCATCTCTGCTATAAATAAATATGCAGACTCAATTCCTAAAGGCAGTTCTTGCGGTATGATTATTTGTGATAGGGGAGAGCGATATCTAGATACAATATATAGTAGCGATTGGATCTTAGATAATTTTAATTCTAAAGATAATAACCTTTCATTTCTTAATAATGAATAG